In Anaerolineales bacterium, a single window of DNA contains:
- a CDS encoding FAD-dependent oxidoreductase — MSQDPHAFDLIIIGAGPAGLAAAIYSSRASVSTLVVDEASAGGQVKITHQVANYPGFVEPVAGYELARNMRQQAEKYGATFKLAANLTAIRLTGEEKQVSIDDEAYTAKNVILATGSSPRLLQVPGEQEHKGDGISYCATCDGEFYKDKDIVVVGGGNSAMEESLLLVQLVRSITVIHQFDILQAEKITAEKVMSNPKVSFLWSHEPRGFEKRGEKMLVTAENLKTKELVTVERDGVFIFVGMTPNVEFLKGTPLQFTEQGYIITNEKMETNLEGVYAAGDVRDKKYRQITTAVGDGTIAALEVIRKK; from the coding sequence ATGAGCCAAGACCCGCATGCTTTCGATCTCATCATCATCGGCGCCGGACCGGCTGGCCTGGCGGCCGCCATCTATTCCTCGCGCGCCTCCGTATCCACGTTGGTGGTCGATGAAGCCTCCGCGGGCGGCCAGGTGAAGATCACGCACCAGGTCGCCAATTATCCGGGTTTTGTTGAACCCGTTGCCGGTTACGAATTGGCGCGAAACATGCGCCAACAGGCGGAAAAATACGGCGCCACGTTCAAGCTGGCCGCCAACCTCACCGCCATCCGATTGACGGGAGAGGAGAAACAAGTCTCCATAGACGACGAGGCCTACACGGCGAAAAATGTGATCCTCGCCACCGGTTCCTCTCCCCGCCTTTTGCAGGTGCCGGGCGAACAGGAGCACAAGGGCGACGGCATCTCGTACTGCGCGACCTGCGACGGGGAGTTTTATAAAGACAAGGATATCGTTGTGGTGGGAGGGGGCAACAGCGCCATGGAGGAATCGCTGTTGCTGGTACAGCTTGTCCGATCCATCACCGTCATCCACCAGTTCGACATCCTGCAGGCGGAAAAGATCACCGCGGAAAAAGTGATGAGCAACCCCAAGGTTTCCTTTTTATGGTCGCATGAACCCCGCGGGTTTGAAAAACGGGGAGAGAAAATGCTGGTGACGGCGGAGAATCTCAAAACGAAGGAATTGGTCACGGTGGAGCGCGACGGCGTCTTTATTTTTGTCGGAATGACGCCCAATGTGGAATTTTTAAAAGGCACCCCGCTGCAATTCACCGAACAGGGGTACATCATCACGAACGAAAAAATGGAAACCAATCTCGAAGGCGTGTATGCGGCCGGGGATGTGCGGGATAAAAAATACCGCCAGATCACCACGGCCGTCGGCGATGGAACCATCGCCGCGCTGGAGGTCATCCGGAAAAAATAG
- a CDS encoding thioredoxin family protein, protein MLQTNLKHVNSKEELQGLITSNEKVAVCCGRMGPMCIPVYDIFEVFQEKYPEIQFRDMDFDIPDASVIRNLPECRKFNGLPFTIYYRNGKVVKATTSLQSANQIKDVIEEVFA, encoded by the coding sequence ATGCTTCAAACCAATCTGAAACATGTCAACAGCAAAGAGGAATTGCAGGGGTTGATCACCAGCAACGAAAAAGTCGCCGTCTGCTGCGGCAGAATGGGGCCGATGTGCATTCCCGTCTACGACATTTTCGAGGTCTTTCAAGAGAAATATCCGGAGATTCAATTCCGGGATATGGATTTCGACATCCCCGACGCCTCCGTCATCCGGAATCTCCCGGAGTGCCGGAAATTTAACGGGCTGCCGTTTACCATCTATTACCGCAACGGCAAAGTGGTCAAAGCCACCACCAGCCTTCAATCGGCGAACCAAATCAAAGACGTCATCGAAGAGGTCTTTGCGTAG